A region from the Arachis ipaensis cultivar K30076 chromosome B01, Araip1.1, whole genome shotgun sequence genome encodes:
- the LOC107607914 gene encoding uncharacterized protein LOC107607914, with translation MSKFCFEALDKKMRDLMRFKYDQNRKLPFGGKTIVFSGDFRQILPVIPKRTRQNIVNACLNSSYLWQHCEILKLTVNMRLQCMTTDTPAEDLKQFAEWILQVGNGTSEGTCDGCNMINIPPELLITNYNDPIQAMIEAIYSDYIADIANESYLKSRAILVPTIHVVDEVNDYMTAMNNNQCRTYVSSNKSLSEGGNNEIEGIHTP, from the coding sequence ATGAGCAAATTTTGCTTCGAGGCACTGGATAAGAAAATGAGAGATTTGATGAGGTTCAAATATGATCAGAATCGAAAATTGCCTTTTGGGGGAAAAACAATTGTTTTCAGTGGGGATTTTAGACAAATCTTACCAGTGATCCCAAAACGAACAAGACAAAACATTGTAAATGCGTGTTTAAACTCATCATATCTATGGCAGCATTGTGAAATATTAAAGCTCACTGTAAACATGCGACTACAATGTATGACTACAGATACTCCGGCAGAAGATTTAAAGCAATTTGCTGAATGGATTCTTCAGGTCGGCAATGGAACATCTGAAGGAACATGTGATGGATGCAACATGATTAACATACCTCCTGAATTGCTTATCACTAATTATAATGATCCTATACAGGCAATGATTGAAGCAATCTATTCTGATTACATTGCTGACATAGCTAACGAAAGCTACTTGAAAAGTCGAGCTATTTTAGTTCCTACAATTCATGTTGTAGATGAGGTAAATGATTACATGACTGCAATGAACAACAATCAATGCAGGACCTATGTTAGTTCCAATAAGTCTCTGTCTGAAGGAGGTAACAATGAAATTGAAGGCATCCACACACCATAA